A stretch of DNA from Pseudodesulfovibrio sp. JC047:
TACCTTGCGTTGATCTACATACGGCAACTCGTCATATGCTTTTCGTAAATACGATTCAAGGGTCTCACTTTGCTTTCCATCTAAATCATCAAAATCGGCTTTGAGATAGTGTAGCGTTTTTGGCTTTTTTTGAGCTTTAGCCATTCCTTGTCCTCCAAAACAGTAACGCACGTTACAGTTTCCATCATTCTGCACAGGACCCTCACCCCGGCACAATTATATAGCGGTCCGCCTAATCGCTTACCATTAACCTAAAAAATGGGGCTTCTCACATTAAGGCCCCTTATTTTATTTGCATAACCAAGTCCTCCCCCGATGCGGAGAATGGACGATCTAAAAATACAGACTTTGCCTGTCTCTTTTGCAAAATCAAGGCCTCGCCGGACTCGGCAATACCTATTCTTATGTGGTGCCCCCAAGCGCGATATTCACTTGGGATTGTGCCGCCGTCGTCGGTCACCACAAACTCTAGCCAAGTGACGGTCGTGTCCTCCGGCAGATCGTCCCACGGGGTGTCTGCTAACGGTTATAGTTTGATCTCAAGGAATTCGTTTACTTCCTCGAACGGTTTGTCTTGCAACAGAGACACCGCAGCGCGCTTGTTTGTGGCAATGATTTTTCCGTCCACCCCGATATAAATGAATATATGATGACCATAGCAGTGCCTCAGCTTGCGGGGAAGGTTCGCGTCTTCCCGAACTTTAAATTCCAAGAAGATCATTTCGGGATGTTCCCCACTATTCAAATAAACCTCAAAAGCAGGATGAACCTTAAGAAAGTCCATTTCGGAGTAGTATTTGATGAGCCCAGGGAAATGCTTTTCAATATTCGGCATGGTCCTGCGGAGCAGTTCCACGGTCTCCGGCGGCGTGTCGGCGGGCAAGGTCAAAGTGAACACGGGTTCATTTCCGTTGCTACAGGCAGTCAAAAAAAATACCAGCAAAATTATGACGCTAATGCTTTGTAACGTCTTCATCATGGATTTATCCTACAAGATATGTATTTGATCGTTTATGCCGACCCCTCATCCCGGCAATTGATTGCAGCGGTCCGCCGAGCCGCTTATCCTGTATCCTTCAAGTTTTTCTTCTTGTGTTGCGCGAGAAGAGCACTCGTCGTTTCCAGATTACGTTGTGCGTCTTCGGGGCTGTGCCTGTAATTGTCCAGCAGAGCCGCCTCCCTTGGCGTCAACTCCTGTCGGGGAGGCTCCTCTCCGCCAAGGAGGAGCCAATTTGCATCTAATCCATAATCTTCAATCAACGCCTTTAAAAAAGACGCACTCGGATCGTTGTCCCCCTTTTCATAGCGGGCCAACGTATTTCTATTAAGACCATATTTTTCGGCGAACTCCTTTTGGGAGACTCCGCCTCGGATAGTTCTTATCCGATCTCCAACAGTTTCATTAGGCACAAGAATCCCTTTGCTCGAAAAAACGAGCTTGACAATGCTCTAAATTTAGAGCAATCAATAAACACGAACCGCGCCAAAGCGCGTTAAACGAACTCAAAAAAAAGGAACTATACCATGGTCAAGAAGACCTCCAAGCAACTCCTTACCCCGGATGAGGCACGGGCAAAGCTGGATGAGCAGGGATTATCCATTGCTCGATGGGCCGTCCAGCACGGCCTGAATCCCAACACTGTCAGTGACCTCCTTAATGGTCGGAAAAAAGGCGTTCGCGGCGAATCTCATAATGCCGCCGTTCTTCTCGGATTGAAGCACGGCAAGATTGCGAACCGTCAACAGACCGCAACCGCGATGAATGCATAGAACAAAAAAAGGAATTTCTTATGTGCATATTCAATGTATTTTTCGACAACAGGCTTTCACAAACTCCTTTAACCGAAAGCTTAGAAGGCCTCCAACCTATACTTCGCACCTCCGAAGAAGTTCGGGCTGAATT
This window harbors:
- a CDS encoding helix-turn-helix transcriptional regulator — translated: MPNETVGDRIRTIRGGVSQKEFAEKYGLNRNTLARYEKGDNDPSASFLKALIEDYGLDANWLLLGGEEPPRQELTPREAALLDNYRHSPEDAQRNLETTSALLAQHKKKNLKDTG
- a CDS encoding DNA-binding protein — translated: MVKKTSKQLLTPDEARAKLDEQGLSIARWAVQHGLNPNTVSDLLNGRKKGVRGESHNAAVLLGLKHGKIANRQQTATAMNA